In the Malus domestica chromosome 16, GDT2T_hap1 genome, one interval contains:
- the LOC103452127 gene encoding signal peptidase complex subunit 1: MDWQGQKLAEQLMQILLLVFAVVGFAAGYITGSFQTMVLTYAGGVVLTTLVTVPNWPFFNRHSLKWLDPSEAEKHPKPQPQQPVSSKKKASKK, from the coding sequence ATGGATTGGCAAGGGCAAAAGCTAGCTGAGCAGCTGATGCAGATACTGCTACTGGTGTTCGCCGTGGTTGGATTCGCCGCCGGTTACATCACTGGGTCTTTCCAGACGATGGTTCTGACTTATGCTGGTGGTGTGGTTCTCACCACATTGGTCACCGTCCCCAATTGGCCCTTCTTCAATCGCCACTCGCTCAAGTGGCTGGACCCGAGCGAAGCCGAGAAGCATCCCAAGCCGCAGCCGCAGCAGCCCGTGAGCTCGAAGAAGAAAGCCTCCAAGAAGTAA